The genomic stretch cgggttaacccgcccaaatcgaaatggttttttttttttggcggtttgggcgggttggtcgggtcaacccgcccaaacaaaagtggtatttttttttttttacatttttgtaatttttttcttttaaacactaatactaatagtgtgaagtttatatttttaagcttaaaacaatattttaaatttatagtaaaaaaattaaaacaaaacttaattaatttatatatttatttgaatatattaaaaataataaattcttaattgggcgggttgggttatattgggcgggttaataattatattcaacccgcccaatgtaacaattgggcggtttaaattttggtcgatTTATTCGGTTGCattttttggcggttttttcgggttggtttggacAATTTATTTGGGTTGTAAAAATTTTTGCACAGCCCTACTCCGAGTACACAAATTTGTGAACCCTGCTACAATGATACCTAGCCATATTTATAGATGGTGAGGGTcattaatatcatttattataaatattcccCAATTATTTGGGGAGTTAATTGTTATTCAACACATCTGAATGTTCTAATTAAGACAATAGGCCCATGCATATTGCACGGGCCCAATTCGTAGGTTGTAGCCCACCAACTTTACGGGAGACACTTCTCTAACACTGTCAGAATGCGGCTGCACGTTTTCCTGTGTTAGGCGGCATTGTGGGAAATatcaattgtcgagtgtacgaactcgacgCCACTACTCGAGACACCCAAAAAGTTGTTAAACGATCTTGTGGTGGCCCAAGGCTACAGAGACTGACACCTGGCGTTATCTCCAACCCCGAGGACAAAACTCCTAGACCTGGAAGACTATCGGGTCAAGAAGACGGAAGGATTGCTAGTGTGGTCCTCGGGACGTGACCTCACTTTGAGACATCCATGCCTAAAAAAGGACCATGGCTTATTCAGAGAGGACTACACTCTGAGAAACTCTGGACAAGATCTACAGAGCTTTATTATCTCCCGATGAGCCTAATTACTTCTCAAATTATTGTCGCATGTCCAATAAATCACGGACAACAGATTCATTTTGCTTTCTTCTATGCctaatgtttaccgagatttttggaaactatattaataaaaactAAGCGAGATTAATTATAAGGGGtttagaagatataaacaagatttttacgtggttggggcgttaatgagccttagtccacgagacaattgtattagagcttggaaagcctatatcaatggagtttttctctctttttcagcagagtaactgtataccagCCAAAAAATCCATTCTCCAGTGCTCTGTCatctatatttataggctcacaggagcactaGGCTTGGGccaggctgacccgggcccaacaaatatataaataccACTGTCTTCtttatcggaagcccaatacaaaggataaaaaaatataaaagacaaacAATGATTAGAgcccactggggcagcccaaGGCCTGTATATCACCCGACAAAATGAGGCTTTTGGTCTAGGCATtctgagttacgaggcagattcaggggacaagatcagtcagtGTAGTGGCGGGACAGGTCTGAATCAGCGGCGTGCAAtctcgaggtggccttttccactggtgaaaagtggggacaactcccacgcgtcatggggcggagtcagggtcacagatgctttatcctgccagcCCTGAGTACTTGACTCGGGTTCTTTTACCTCTGTCCCTTTTCGTTTACCGTAGGCCCGGATTATCTACATagagcccggatcgtttaccaggctccgggaccgttGGCATACATCTCGACCGTAACTCCAAACAGCTGTACGTCTCCCGGATGATCATCCTGGATCATTCTTCCTGGACACCGACCGGGTCTGGACCCATACTTGGGCCGTCGATGTTGATCACTCCCTGCCaaacgggcctgggctgggcccaaccCCAATTGCCCGGTtagtgggcctggaccaccgtcaCGGGCCCAAggtaggaaatggggataacacctaATTTTATACATAAATTTCCACATGAACCCAGTTGAGATAAACCCAGAAAAATATGACAAATACCCAGTAAAAACATGAAGAAAATATGAGTAAAACTCATGAACACAACCCAGAAAAAACATGAAGAAAACCAGAAAACAAAGAACAAAAACAACCCATTGTGGTCATGTCTCGGATCTCAGGCAGCTCCATCGTCGTTGTGGCTCAGACCTCAAGCAACCCCATCCCCATCGCCCCTCCCAGATTCTCGCTATGCCTCAAACCTCAACCCATCCTCATCTTTGACAGATCTTTGAATCTCGATGACAAACCTCAATCGCACATTATACTTTGCTTCGCAACTTCGGATCTCTATCTTCGATGGAGAAGCAATGGTTCCAGATCTCGTTCTTCGAGAATTTGGGTGCGTCAACGGCATGAGTCACGGCCGAGAATTTGGGTTTTGGCACTATTTGGATCTCTTGCGGGGCGCATGGTGGCATATGGTAGCCGGAAGTATTGGGTCTAAGAGCTGGTTCCAAATGtgaaagagaaaaggaaagaGGGTAAGATAGAGGGGTATTGGGTCAAGGGCAATCCTGGGTTTGAATGATTTAATctttgttatgtttttttttttaaattaagtttcaaaattaattttgattaattttttaagtttatagtTTAAATTTAGGTTTTGAGTTTAGTGTTTATTTTTCTTAACATTTATATTTCTTAATTTtacttttaaaattcaaaaataattttttaattattttcaaatgaatttagtttattttctactttataatatattagttaattcattaattataaaatttgttggtattttggtcatattaaaaaattatttgaccaaaatcaggctCAAGGTATCATTTTGATATGTTTTGCAAAATACAAAGTCCGAATTgtaatttaacaaaacacagaggTGATCGAGTATTTGGGTAAAGCACAAATGCCGATCGAGTATTTGGGTAAAACACAGAAACCAAACAAGTATTTTCCCTTATTATAATAATggtattttataacatttgaatttatgttaatataattaataaatatttatttttaattaattttaaaaatatatttcattaaatatttagaatattttattaaagttcaaaataaaagatttatgttatctaccaatttttttttttatatagaagagatttaAAAtcgtaattttttatttatttataaacattaaaaaaaagttggaaaattttaataaatgttgTATAAAATATGGTAGGACAAATCACCTTActactctattttattttatttgtttaaaaaacTAGATAACCAAAAAATCCAAATTGAATATGTTCTCTATTTtctcatctcatctcatctttatctttttggcaaaaaaaaaaaaaaccctttatttatattatatatgtataaatattgaAATGCAAAAGGTTTTTGTTcccctaaaaaaaataaaaaaataaaaaggtttTTGTGAGAAAAGAACGTACCATAATGATGCCCttctcaagaaaaaaaaaatgaaacggTGATGTCTGTGACTGCAGTGGATAATGACGGCCGCTGTAACTTTATCACTTCGCGATCTTAAATCCGCAAATTCTTTCCTTTGCTATAACACGTGTCATGATCATAGAAAGGGTACAAGATAAGTTCCATGCACACGGTCTCAGTCAAAcatatcttcttcttttttttccctATTTATGCCCATTACATATATGTCTACTTCATACTATGGCATAAAATAAAATGAaccaaaataataaaagaaaaataaaagttcctATATAGAAGACTCTTTAGGCCGTGTTTGGCTGCTTAGATAGGTATTTTTTGTtcctattatttatttattttttttaaatttttttaaaaataaatgggtTCTTATAGTTCTAGATATTTATTTGGGATTTAAGTCCTACCCCATATTATTATGCATGTGCTCAATCAAAAACTATGACAAAATGATTTTTTCATTTCAATTCTCTCaaagaaaaatgtcattttcaatataattatataaaagaataacaaaCATTATTTTGTTTGTTCAAAATGATTTATGAGTATATACTAAGGCAATATGTTATCGATAAATTGTTTTTGACTATTTCTCCTAAAATTAATAAGTAGTACTTAAGACTTTTGCCATTTTGCTTAGAGTATTTCAACTTGTAcactatttttaaatatatatttttaataaaatagaggaaatttgtttaataaaataaaatatagaaaaattGTTTATCATCATTAAATTAATAACTACCCATAGAGAAACGATTTCCCATTTgtagtttttctttctttatctttttatataaacattatGAAAATGACTTTTTGCAACATATTGATAAATAATATctcaatttttatatttttaatagaaGGCCACCtaatagtcttttttttttctaaaaaaaatatttataaaaaaagttTCCCTTGTTTTTgtcttaaaatataatttatgtATTCATAGCATGCGAGTAAggcaataaataaataacatttaatcatttatcataaaaaaaatatattaaaataacaccaaaaaaaaaaaaggccaaAATTGGAAAGTAAAAACAAAGTTGTTAAAAGGGTTTGTTTTGATGAGGTCTTCCATTTCTTTCTACCAATTTATATCAAAATCCATTGCACACATACACATGTAGATACATATGTATTATCACATGTACAcataacacacatatatatatggtgtatcatcatcatcatcatcgcatcatcatcatcatcattattttgGTACGTTGTGTTTTGTGTTGTGTGAGATGAAAGAAGGTCCAAAAAGGCAGTAGTAGTACAGCCCAAATACCCTTTTTTCTCCTCTCCTTCAtagaattcatccttgaatataTGAAAGATTGTCTTTTTCTTGGtgttaattaataataatacccATTTTCATATCGATTATAAAGATTGATTTTTTATCATTGGTTTCGTTCGTTTTGAAATTGATTGTACTAGGCGATCTTCACTTGTTGTGTCTATCTTCCCTTGTTTGTTTCTCAATGGGATTGCTCTAAAATAAAAAGTCAGGTACGCATTCTTCAACCATAAATTTTATGTTcgattaaagaaaaaaaataaaaataaaaataaaaatttagtctttTATTTGCTCTGATCGTTTTATTGTAAACTAGAGTTTTTCAGAGGAAATCTTTCGAAAAAGAACAAACTTTTGATCAAGAAGGAATAAAGGGGTTTGTGTCTGTGATCATGGCGGTGGCTGAGAATGCACAAAAGTTTGAGGACAATACTGTAGTATCTTCGGTCTCGAATGGGCAAAATGATGCTGAAAATCCAAAACCCAGAAACGATTCTTCAGGGGTTTTGAGTGTTGTGGACCCCGATTATCAGTCGAGCGACAACGATCAGAATTCTCCGGGGAAGTTTCAGAGCCAAGAGAAAGCGGCGAACCCAGCTGGTTTCTCAGTCCCGACAAGCAATCAGAAGACTCAAATTGGTCAGATGCAAAATGGGTTTGAGACCAATGGGGTCGATAATCAACAGATGGTGATGGTTAACTCTGGTGGGTATGGGATTGATCACAGTTCCAATGGGGATGAAAGCTATAAACATGATATGAGGGATTTGGAGGATTTGCTGTCTAAGCTGAATCCCATGGCCGAGGAGTTTGTTCCTCCTTCTCTTGCCAAGAATTCTGGCTACCCGATTGGTGCTGCGTTTGGCTATGCTGGCAATATTTTAATGCAAATTAACAACGCTGCCAATGTAAATGGATTTCTCGCTAGGAAGGTATGTGCTGATTCTTGGAAtgaaataattttttgttttctgTTTAATTTTGTCGTTTGTTTCCTAAGAAAATTGTATGACTGAAGTGACAAtgatttttgttttctttcattGTATAATGATAATAAAGGTTAGCTTAACTTAAGAGGTTTTGTTTGCAAGGGGTTTTTgatggtgaaaatgtgtaggtagaatctttgtttttctttgtatgTTTGGTATGTGGTTTTGATTCTTAGTTCAAAGTTAATAATTCCTTTTTGTTCACTGTTCGACTTAGAAGAAGAACGGCTATACTCAGGGGAGACGAAGGAATTATCACAAATTGAGTCCGGCGCAGCGAGATGCAATGATTAGGAGGACTGTGTATGTATCAGACATTGATCAACAGGTTAGTTTTTTCATTTGGCTTGTGGTTGTTTCATTGTTAAATTTTCTTTCCATCTTGCTTTGGGACTTATTTGCATTGATTTCTGGATGTTTGTTTCCTTACTTTGCACATTAGGTCACCGAGGAGAACCTTGCTGCTCTCTTTCTTAATTGCGGACAGGTAACCTTTTCACATTTGCTCGCAGTTACTTGTTTGTAGATAATGGTGGAATATTTGTCTGAATCCTATGTCTTGTTATTCTTAAAGGTGGTTGATTGTCGTGTTTGCGGTGATCCAAACTCCATTCTTCGTTTTGCTTTTGTGGAGTTCACAGATGAAGGTAATATTAAAGTGTTTAATCAATGCCCGGTACTGATATTTTATGAAAAATTTGATCTTGTGCTCAATGGGCTTTTTATATGTTTGTAGATGGTGCAAGGGCTGCTTTGAATCTGTCAGGGACCATGCTTGGCTATTACCCAGTAAGAGTGCTTCCTTCCAAAACGGCAATAGCACCTGTTAACCCAACGTTTTTGCCAAGGGTGAGCGCGTAGTTCGTAATGGTCATTTTAACCATAGAGTTTCTACTTAAAGTTGAATTTAGAATGGTCCTGA from Humulus lupulus chromosome 5, drHumLupu1.1, whole genome shotgun sequence encodes the following:
- the LOC133834399 gene encoding polyadenylate-binding protein-interacting protein 12-like isoform X3 yields the protein MAVAENAQKFEDNTVVSSVSNGQNDAENPKPRNDSSGVLSVVDPDYQSSDNDQNSPGKFQSQEKAANPAGFSVPTSNQKTQIGQMQNGFETNGVDNQQMVMVNSGGYGIDHSSNGDESYKHDMRDLEDLLSKLNPMAEEFVPPSLAKNSGYPIGAAFGYAGNILMQINNAANVNGFLARKKKNGYTQGRRRNYHKLSPAQRDAMIRRTVYVSDIDQQVTEENLAALFLNCGQVVDCRVCGDPNSILRFAFVEFTDEDGARAALNLSGTMLGYYPVRVLPSKTAIAPVNPTFLPRSDDEREMCSRTIYCTNIDKKVTQADVKLFFESLCGEVCTVLWNKFCCLLLNYEVCL
- the LOC133834399 gene encoding polyadenylate-binding protein-interacting protein 12-like isoform X1, which gives rise to MAVAENAQKFEDNTVVSSVSNGQNDAENPKPRNDSSGVLSVVDPDYQSSDNDQNSPGKFQSQEKAANPAGFSVPTSNQKTQIGQMQNGFETNGVDNQQMVMVNSGGYGIDHSSNGDESYKHDMRDLEDLLSKLNPMAEEFVPPSLAKNSGYPIGAAFGYAGNILMQINNAANVNGFLARKKKNGYTQGRRRNYHKLSPAQRDAMIRRTVYVSDIDQQVTEENLAALFLNCGQVVDCRVCGDPNSILRFAFVEFTDEDGARAALNLSGTMLGYYPVRVLPSKTAIAPVNPTFLPRSDDEREMCSRTIYCTNIDKKVTQADVKLFFESLCGEVQRLRLLGDYHHSTRIAFVEFTMAESAIAALNCSGVVLGTLPIRVSPSKTPVRPRAPRPPLH
- the LOC133834399 gene encoding polyadenylate-binding protein-interacting protein 12-like isoform X2, translating into MAVAENAQKFEDNTVVSSVSNGQNDAENPKPRNDSSGVLSVVDPDYQSSDNDQNSPGKFQSQEKAANPAGFSVPTSNQKTQIGQMQNGFETNGVDNQQMVMVNSGGYGIDHSSNGDESYKHDMRDLEDLLSKLNPMAEEFVPPSLAKNSGYPIGAAFGYAGNILMQINNAANVNGFLARKKNGYTQGRRRNYHKLSPAQRDAMIRRTVYVSDIDQQVTEENLAALFLNCGQVVDCRVCGDPNSILRFAFVEFTDEDGARAALNLSGTMLGYYPVRVLPSKTAIAPVNPTFLPRSDDEREMCSRTIYCTNIDKKVTQADVKLFFESLCGEVQRLRLLGDYHHSTRIAFVEFTMAESAIAALNCSGVVLGTLPIRVSPSKTPVRPRAPRPPLH